From one Peredibacter starrii genomic stretch:
- the dinB gene encoding DNA polymerase IV, whose translation MRKIIHIDMDAFFAAVEMRDNPALRNVPMAVGGSSDRRGVISTSNYEARKYGVRSAMPTKTALKLCPHLVLVRGRMSKYKEASDIVFEIFHEYTDLVQGLSLDEAYLDVTDCDMFQNSATWIAQDIRKKIYERTGGLTASAGIAPNKLIAKIASDYRKPNGQFTVAPKDIEDFMKTIPIERIHGIGKVTAKHMHEMGIKTCLDMQGYTRSELIYHFGKFGDALFDYCRGHDEREVETEYERKSLGTEETFSKDISNFDEMKIHLVRMVEEVKNDLAHYEDRTVKNLHVKIKYFDFKQTTIERQMPFNEESFVYLLEERWAQDPRPVRLLGVGVKFEEEKVMDENNYQLSLLTEPKL comes from the coding sequence ATGCGAAAAATCATTCACATTGATATGGACGCGTTCTTTGCGGCAGTCGAAATGCGGGACAACCCTGCCCTTCGAAATGTTCCAATGGCCGTGGGAGGATCGTCGGATCGACGTGGAGTGATTTCAACTTCCAACTATGAGGCCCGAAAGTATGGCGTTCGTTCGGCCATGCCGACCAAGACTGCGCTTAAACTCTGCCCTCACCTGGTTCTGGTCCGCGGAAGAATGTCTAAATATAAAGAGGCCTCCGACATCGTGTTCGAAATTTTTCATGAGTATACGGACCTCGTTCAAGGTCTATCACTGGATGAGGCCTATCTTGATGTCACGGACTGCGATATGTTTCAAAACTCGGCCACCTGGATTGCTCAGGACATCCGTAAAAAAATTTATGAGAGAACCGGAGGGCTCACAGCTTCCGCGGGAATTGCTCCTAATAAGTTGATCGCTAAAATCGCAAGTGATTATAGAAAGCCGAATGGCCAATTCACTGTCGCGCCCAAAGACATTGAAGACTTTATGAAAACCATTCCGATTGAACGCATTCACGGGATCGGTAAAGTGACGGCCAAACATATGCATGAGATGGGAATTAAAACTTGTCTTGATATGCAGGGCTACACTCGCAGTGAACTTATTTATCACTTTGGCAAATTCGGAGACGCGCTTTTTGATTATTGCCGTGGTCACGATGAGCGAGAAGTTGAGACGGAATATGAAAGAAAGTCTCTAGGGACTGAGGAAACTTTTTCTAAGGACATTTCCAATTTTGATGAGATGAAAATTCATTTGGTCCGCATGGTGGAAGAAGTTAAAAACGATCTTGCTCACTATGAAGATCGAACTGTAAAAAATCTTCACGTGAAAATTAAGTATTTCGACTTCAAGCAAACCACCATCGAAAGACAGATGCCTTTTAATGAAGAAAGTTTTGTCTATCTATTAGAAGAACGTTGGGCCCAGGATCCCCGACCGGTTCGTCTCTTAGGAGTGGGAGTAAAATTTGAAGAGGAAAAGGTCATGGATGAGAACAACTATCAACTCTCGCTTTTGACGGAACCAAAGCTTTAA
- a CDS encoding flavin reductase family protein, translating to MLLSDIATSVGHIPSGLFIVAVQDTATGVIDGYLASWVQQASFSPMIVSLAIKPGRPAYDLIKSGKPFAINIVGDHDKSYLKHFWKGYDPASNPFSELPHQIGANGGVILNQAKSAIECQMIDSVKPGDHDIVYAKVLSSYKMSEESKPMVHIRKSGADY from the coding sequence ATGCTGCTTAGCGATATTGCTACCTCTGTTGGGCATATTCCTTCGGGTCTGTTTATTGTGGCCGTACAAGATACTGCTACAGGTGTGATCGATGGCTATCTGGCCAGCTGGGTTCAGCAGGCGTCTTTTAGTCCAATGATCGTTTCTCTTGCCATCAAGCCGGGCCGCCCAGCTTACGACCTGATCAAATCTGGTAAACCTTTTGCGATTAACATTGTCGGCGACCACGACAAGTCTTACCTTAAACATTTCTGGAAAGGGTATGACCCGGCCAGTAATCCGTTTAGCGAGTTGCCTCATCAGATTGGTGCCAATGGCGGCGTCATTTTGAATCAGGCGAAATCTGCTATCGAGTGTCAGATGATCGATTCGGTTAAACCGGGTGATCACGACATCGTTTACGCCAAAGTTCTCTCTTCTTATAAAATGAGTGAGGAATCTAAACCAATGGTCCACATCCGTAAGTCAGGAGCTGACTACTGA
- a CDS encoding TraR/DksA family transcriptional regulator — protein MDKKKLEHFKELLLKQRQQILNVGLLNKSEDLHVAEEDLSDETDLASSLIQQQLNCTIRDREYAKLRRIDAALDRIAEGTYGHCEECDEEIGMKRLENQPWAELCITHAEEKEREESQVWKQA, from the coding sequence GTGGATAAAAAGAAATTGGAACATTTCAAAGAGTTGCTGCTGAAACAACGTCAGCAAATCTTGAATGTAGGCCTTCTTAACAAATCTGAGGACTTGCATGTTGCGGAAGAGGATCTTTCGGACGAAACAGACCTTGCTTCTTCACTTATTCAACAACAATTGAACTGCACGATCCGTGATCGCGAATATGCAAAACTACGCCGTATCGATGCTGCTCTTGATAGAATCGCAGAAGGTACTTACGGCCACTGTGAAGAGTGTGACGAAGAAATCGGTATGAAACGTCTGGAAAACCAGCCATGGGCCGAACTTTGTATTACTCACGCTGAAGAAAAAGAGCGTGAAGAATCGCAGGTTTGGAAACAGGCCTAG
- the rho gene encoding transcription termination factor Rho — protein MTTKKPRKSVQDDQTETVSAEAETTPEVEAKEAAPAREPREQREPREQRPPRQDRGDRDQGPRGRHPQNRGGDRGEHRGEPRQRFQDDQPRHSSPTEQTNRVPSNPGDRMHLSALREKDIEELTRMAEEAQIENAAGLKKHELIFSLLTKKSKDNEEIFGDGVLEILPDGFGFLRSPSYNYLPGADDIYVSPSQIRRFGLRTGDTIEGQIRTPKEGERYFALLKVNHINFRDPEAHRSTVLFDNLTPLYPNKKIQLESKPTNYSTRVIDLFVPQGFGQRCLIVAPPKAGKTMLMQDIANSISDNHPEAKLIVLLIDERPEEVTDMKRNVRAEVVSSTFDEPATRHVQVAEMVIEKAKRLVEAKQHVVILLDSITRLARAYNTVVPPSGKILSGGVDSNALHKPKRFFGAARNIENGGSLTIIATALIDTGSRMDEVIFEEFKGTGNSEIQLDRKLMEKRVFPCLDINKSSTRKEDLLMADKDLQRVFVLRRVLNPMNTMDSMEFILERMRDTKTNIAFLDKMNG, from the coding sequence ATGACAACCAAAAAACCAAGAAAATCCGTTCAAGATGATCAAACCGAAACCGTGAGTGCTGAAGCTGAAACAACTCCAGAAGTTGAAGCAAAAGAAGCAGCACCAGCTCGCGAGCCACGTGAACAACGTGAACCGCGTGAGCAGAGACCACCACGCCAAGATCGTGGTGATCGTGATCAAGGCCCTCGTGGTCGTCATCCGCAAAATCGCGGTGGAGATCGTGGAGAACACCGTGGCGAACCTCGTCAACGTTTCCAAGACGATCAGCCAAGACATTCATCACCAACTGAACAAACAAATAGAGTTCCATCTAATCCTGGAGACAGAATGCATTTAAGTGCACTACGTGAAAAAGACATCGAAGAACTAACCAGAATGGCGGAAGAGGCCCAGATTGAAAACGCGGCCGGTTTAAAGAAGCACGAACTTATCTTCTCGCTCCTCACTAAAAAATCAAAAGATAATGAAGAGATCTTCGGTGATGGTGTTCTAGAAATTCTTCCAGATGGTTTCGGTTTCCTTCGTTCTCCATCTTATAACTACCTACCAGGTGCGGATGATATCTACGTTTCTCCTTCTCAAATCCGTCGTTTCGGTCTTCGTACTGGTGACACAATTGAAGGTCAGATCCGTACTCCGAAAGAAGGCGAGCGTTACTTCGCACTTCTAAAAGTAAATCACATTAACTTCCGTGATCCGGAAGCTCACCGTTCAACGGTTCTATTCGATAACTTAACTCCGCTTTATCCGAATAAGAAAATCCAACTTGAATCAAAACCAACTAACTATTCAACTCGTGTGATCGATCTTTTCGTTCCACAAGGTTTTGGTCAGCGTTGTTTGATCGTTGCTCCTCCTAAAGCTGGTAAAACCATGCTTATGCAGGACATTGCTAACTCAATCTCTGATAATCATCCGGAAGCAAAACTTATCGTTCTTCTGATCGATGAACGTCCGGAAGAAGTAACAGATATGAAGCGTAACGTACGCGCAGAAGTAGTTTCTTCGACATTCGATGAACCTGCTACTCGTCACGTACAGGTTGCTGAAATGGTAATTGAAAAAGCTAAACGTCTGGTTGAAGCTAAACAACACGTAGTGATCCTTCTGGATTCAATCACTCGTCTTGCTCGTGCTTACAACACAGTTGTTCCACCGTCTGGTAAGATCCTTTCGGGTGGTGTGGATTCGAACGCCCTTCACAAGCCTAAGCGTTTCTTCGGTGCCGCTCGTAACATCGAGAATGGTGGATCCCTTACAATCATCGCAACTGCGCTTATCGATACTGGTTCGCGTATGGATGAAGTTATCTTCGAGGAATTCAAAGGTACAGGTAACTCGGAAATCCAGCTTGACCGTAAACTTATGGAGAAGCGTGTATTCCCGTGTCTGGATATCAACAAATCGTCTACTCGTAAGGAAGATCTCCTTATGGCCGACAAAGATCTTCAGAGAGTGTTCGTCCTTCGTCGAGTACTTAACCCTATGAATACTATGGATTCTATGGAATTTATCCTTGAACGTATGAGAGATACGAAGACCAACATCGCTTTCTTGGATAAAATGAACGGATGA
- the ruvX gene encoding Holliday junction resolvase RuvX — MSEFALPTDHPLHLKTVLAMDFGEKFIGVATFCVNRDPFPTPYGRIQNTGPDAVIKELKRIIDDEFVDLIVIGLPHLTDGQKTSTTTKAQNFVNFIREHFTLPIEEQDETLSTFEAESRMKNSPRYNFQVDLKQIDAVAASVILEDFIRRTKHRPGL; from the coding sequence ATGTCAGAATTTGCACTACCAACCGATCATCCTCTTCATTTAAAGACCGTTCTTGCGATGGATTTCGGGGAGAAGTTTATTGGAGTTGCCACTTTTTGCGTGAATCGTGATCCCTTTCCTACCCCATACGGCAGAATTCAAAACACAGGTCCGGATGCCGTCATCAAAGAACTCAAACGAATTATTGATGATGAATTTGTGGATCTGATCGTCATTGGCCTTCCGCATTTGACCGATGGGCAAAAGACAAGCACCACTACTAAGGCGCAAAATTTTGTGAACTTTATACGGGAGCATTTTACTCTCCCTATTGAGGAGCAAGATGAGACTCTGTCGACTTTTGAGGCCGAATCTCGAATGAAAAATTCCCCACGCTATAATTTCCAAGTGGATCTGAAGCAAATTGATGCGGTCGCGGCCAGTGTGATTTTGGAAGATTTTATCCGCCGCACAAAGCATCGTCCTGGTTTATAA
- a CDS encoding trypsin-like serine protease — protein sequence MSLRFLLTTTLLLGMGVFVGCGKKAKNDNEFVASRPNLEPSEMDMLLSRQEVACDGNQACPNYLTKIAVVNNNKLNFCTGFLVNENTVATSSSCLPNLLRLVGQDCSRDIFFFFPKTSNRPAERVGCKQVLQVSQLDGNDPILWRDDVSFLELSTPLSNRRQASISRDGLANAKEYQTWFVDQQDDYTAIIRREYCEAAYNTYINPLASNISSPSMVFNNCEMKNGNTGAPILDSKGKVRAVVSSNMDAKLRTYLESTGLLTTSLRQMFHATSFACAPTIDNSEMLDEKECTKDLNYNKVDRLRSEMLSNSNCFADLKKKLEASLESASKYISFGVKLIPNGDYQRAEVYPKCFKPLASWIATLNNTRNNYVMEMALPNSTFKRAMDEYGRIYGAAVDTKNEKFFLQFSLKSLRSMKSSTVYMWNDAVNKTFPEMSETCEESFIEE from the coding sequence ATGTCATTGCGTTTCTTGTTAACCACTACATTGCTGTTGGGGATGGGTGTCTTCGTTGGATGCGGGAAGAAGGCCAAGAACGATAATGAATTCGTGGCTTCTCGTCCAAATCTAGAGCCGTCTGAAATGGACATGCTTCTTTCTCGTCAGGAAGTTGCGTGTGACGGAAATCAGGCCTGCCCTAACTATCTGACTAAGATCGCAGTTGTTAACAATAACAAACTAAACTTCTGTACCGGTTTTCTGGTTAATGAAAATACAGTGGCCACAAGTTCAAGCTGTTTACCAAATCTTTTGAGATTAGTAGGACAGGACTGTAGTCGTGATATTTTCTTCTTTTTTCCAAAAACTTCGAATCGTCCGGCCGAAAGAGTGGGCTGTAAGCAAGTTCTTCAAGTTTCTCAATTAGACGGCAATGATCCTATTCTTTGGCGTGATGATGTGAGCTTCCTTGAACTTTCTACTCCTTTATCTAATCGTCGTCAGGCAAGTATTAGTCGTGATGGTCTGGCCAATGCGAAAGAATATCAAACATGGTTTGTGGACCAACAAGATGACTATACCGCCATTATTCGTCGTGAGTACTGTGAGGCCGCTTACAATACTTACATCAACCCGCTTGCTTCAAACATCTCTTCACCAAGTATGGTTTTCAACAACTGTGAAATGAAGAATGGAAATACCGGCGCTCCAATTCTCGATTCAAAAGGTAAAGTCCGTGCCGTCGTGTCTTCGAATATGGATGCGAAACTAAGAACTTACTTAGAGTCGACCGGCCTTCTTACAACTTCGCTAAGACAGATGTTTCATGCCACAAGTTTTGCTTGTGCTCCAACTATCGATAACAGTGAAATGCTGGATGAGAAAGAATGTACAAAAGACCTGAACTATAACAAGGTCGATCGCCTTCGCTCTGAAATGCTTTCAAACAGTAACTGCTTTGCTGATCTTAAGAAAAAACTTGAAGCTTCACTTGAATCGGCCAGCAAATACATCAGTTTCGGAGTAAAACTCATTCCGAATGGTGATTATCAGCGCGCAGAAGTTTATCCAAAGTGCTTCAAGCCTCTTGCTAGCTGGATCGCAACTCTGAATAACACTCGCAATAATTATGTGATGGAAATGGCCCTTCCAAATAGTACATTTAAACGTGCAATGGATGAGTATGGTCGAATTTACGGAGCGGCGGTGGATACGAAGAATGAAAAGTTCTTCCTGCAATTCTCACTAAAGAGTCTTCGCAGTATGAAGTCATCTACAGTTTACATGTGGAATGATGCTGTAAATAAGACCTTCCCGGAAATGTCCGAGACCTGCGAAGAATCTTTCATCGAAGAATAA
- the mltG gene encoding endolytic transglycosylase MltG has product MLKKTLFATLVAAPLLALIMLSVVVAFIFNQSYTGPDKTFTVKSGETFGRINRRLYDEGLIPNTRVFHYYAKYKGLMSKFRAGNFTITTGSNMGQVLDTLVYGQPNLTSVTIPEGKNMYEIARIFANAGITTETEFLDAVKHPGLITQLSAQAQNLEGYLYPETYRFAPNTSAKTVVKAMIDLFNERTKNIDFNHPFLNKHQVITLASVVEKETGAKVERPAIAGVFTNRLKKRMRLQSDPTTIYGIWSRYQGNIKKADLLEMTPYNTYKIPALPQGPISNPSLEAIQAVLNPAQHDFLYFVSKNDGTHVFSKTYQDHEKAVQSFQRNSKAREGKSWRNLKQ; this is encoded by the coding sequence ATGCTAAAGAAAACTCTATTCGCAACATTGGTTGCGGCCCCTTTACTTGCACTTATTATGCTTTCAGTAGTAGTGGCGTTCATCTTTAATCAAAGCTACACAGGCCCGGACAAAACCTTCACTGTAAAAAGTGGAGAAACTTTCGGGAGAATTAACCGTCGTCTTTATGATGAAGGTCTTATTCCGAATACTCGTGTGTTCCACTACTACGCTAAATATAAAGGTCTTATGTCGAAGTTTCGTGCCGGTAACTTTACCATCACGACTGGCTCAAACATGGGGCAAGTATTAGATACATTAGTTTATGGTCAGCCAAATCTTACGAGTGTCACAATTCCGGAAGGAAAAAACATGTACGAGATCGCGAGGATTTTCGCGAACGCCGGCATCACGACTGAAACGGAATTTCTGGATGCTGTTAAACATCCAGGTCTGATCACCCAATTAAGTGCCCAGGCGCAGAACCTAGAGGGTTATCTTTATCCTGAGACTTATCGATTCGCTCCTAACACTTCTGCTAAAACAGTTGTGAAGGCCATGATTGATTTATTTAATGAGAGAACTAAAAACATTGATTTCAATCACCCGTTCTTAAATAAACATCAGGTGATCACTCTTGCCTCAGTGGTTGAAAAAGAAACAGGTGCCAAAGTAGAACGTCCGGCCATTGCAGGTGTTTTCACGAATCGTTTGAAAAAGCGCATGCGCCTTCAATCAGATCCCACAACTATCTACGGTATCTGGTCTCGCTATCAAGGTAACATCAAGAAGGCCGACCTTCTGGAAATGACTCCTTATAATACATATAAAATTCCAGCATTACCTCAAGGCCCGATTTCAAACCCCAGTCTAGAGGCGATCCAAGCTGTGCTTAATCCTGCTCAACATGATTTCCTTTATTTTGTTAGTAAGAACGATGGAACGCACGTTTTCTCTAAGACCTATCAGGACCATGAGAAAGCAGTTCAAAGTTTTCAGAGGAATTCAAAGGCAAGAGAAGGAAAGAGCTGGAGAAATCTTAAGCAGTAA